The following proteins are encoded in a genomic region of Oncorhynchus keta strain PuntledgeMale-10-30-2019 chromosome 8, Oket_V2, whole genome shotgun sequence:
- the taf1a gene encoding TATA box-binding protein-associated factor RNA polymerase I subunit A encodes MVFGANSHQIYVNENRSNFERWVMDDIESELRVLGEEQGENESSDDDESINRKRINKPNLPLAPPLFKETPRETGFHKTTRNCLQHIREVLLHHRWQDAAEYMASYSQTLEDTTANMPQLYAEIIWRIGTEILHHHPDSKLEDYNSFYERVKHSGVKHYLKVCLEHSFHLLVNGQFEDAKLQLSIAESWRYGKQSSGQSQRIRLIQAYSGFLDYFIWCDKKATASSTDEYDAAVNQEMHSYFRQSSVNLKEIMKLPGVWDPFVLSYIDMLEFYNDHEGAVKVLNDYAYDNSFPPNPNAHVYLYRYMKKQNHPLKKLLKVLKILHTLVPSHELMPEYCSLLVQSENEGDLQKALGVVLDLLDYSSWRSNLDVWNHLMNIIKRLRMKKQWLKIFAEEMGYRKDWWLAIHFSTFQARKDLAENRELLEVKSFVVGDFCPHYASMYCGVGKAARKGVTSEARKAKRNPKPLRNIRRLRRERGQQSQD; translated from the exons ATGGTGTTTGGCGCAAATTCACATCAAATATATGTTAACGAAAATAGGTCGAACTTTGAACGGTGGGTTATGGATGATATAGAGTCAGAACTGAGGGTGCTCGGTGAAGAACAGGGCGAAAATGAGTCTTCAGATGACGATGAATCAATCAACAGAAAACGAATCAACAAGCCAAACCTTCCCCTGGCGCCTCCTTTATTTAAAG AGACACCCCGTGAGACTGGCTTTCACAAGACCACAAGGAACTGCCTCCAGCACATTAGGGAGGTCTTGCTGCACCATAGATGGCAGGATGCCGCAGAGTACATGGCCAGTTACTCACAGACACTGGAGGATACCACCGCAAACATGCCACAACTCTACGCTGAG ATAATTTGGAGGATAGGCACAGAGATACTACACCACCATCCCGACTCGAAGCTGGAAGACTACAACAGTTTCTATGAGCGAGTGAAACACTCAGGAGTAAAGCATTACCTGAAG GTCTGTCTGGAGCACTCGTTCCATCTCCTGGTCAATGGGCAGTTTGAGGATGCCAAACTTCAGCTGTCCATCGCTGAGAGCTGGAGGTATGGCAAGCAGTCATCCGGTCAGTCCCAGAGGATTAGGCTGATCCAGGCCTATAGTGGCTTCCTGGATTACTTCATCTGGTGTGACAAGAAAGCCACTGCATCCAGCACAG ATGAGTATGATGCAGCTGTCAACCAAGAAATGCATAGCTACTTCCGACAATCTTCTGTGAACCTGAAGGAGATCATGAAGCTTCCTGGCGTCTGGGATCCTTTTGTTCTGAGTTACATTGAT ATGCTGGAATTCTACAACGATCACGAGGGAGCTGTGAAGGTTCTAAATGACTATGCCTATGACAACAGTTTCCCACCCAACCCCAATGCCCATGTCTACCTATACCGGTACATGAAGAAACAGAACCACCCACTGAAGAAACTTCTCAAAGTGCTGAAG ATCCTGCATACATTGGTCCCAAGTCATGAGTTGATGCCGGAATACTGTTCTCTTCTGGTACAGTCGG AGAATGAGGGTGATCTTCAGAAGGCTCTAGGTGTGGTTCTGGATCTCCTGGACTACTCCAGTTGGAGGAGCAACTTGGATGTCTGGAACCATTTGATGAACATCATCAAGAGACTGAGGATGAA AAAACAATGGCTGAAGATTTTTGCAGAGGAGATGGGGTACAGAAAGGACTGGTGGCTAGCAATACACTTCTCAACATTCCAGGCCAGGAAAGATTTGGCAGAGAATAGAGAGCTACTGGAAGTGAAGAGCTTTGTGGTTGGAGACTTTTGTCCTCACT ATGCCTCCATGTACTGCGGTGTTGGTAAGGCAGCCCGAAAAGGAGTAACTTCTGAGGCTCGAAAGGCTAAGAGGAATCCTAAACCGCTAAGAAATATAAGAAGGCTCAGAAGAGAAAGGGGACAGCAAAGCCAAGACTGA